A single region of the Amphiura filiformis chromosome 7, Afil_fr2py, whole genome shotgun sequence genome encodes:
- the LOC140156787 gene encoding tubulin alpha-1 chain-like, translating into MRECISIHVGQAGVQMGNACWELYCLEHGIQPDGQMPSDKTIGGGDDSFNTFFSETGAGKHVPRAVFVDLEPTVVDEVRTGTYRQLFHPEQLITGKEDAANNYARGHYTVGKEIIDLVLDRLRKLADQCTGLQGFLIFHSFGGGTGSGFAALLMERLSVDYGKKSKLEFAVYPAPQVSTAVVEPYNSILTTHTTLEHSDCAFMVDNEAIYDICRRNLDIERPTYTNLNRLIGQIVSSITASLRFDGALNVDLTEFQTNLVPYPRIHFPLATYAPVISAEKAYHEQLTVSEITNSCFEPANQMVKCDPRHGKYMACCLLYRGDVVPKDVNSSIATIKTKRTIQFVDWCPTGFKVGINYQPPTVVPGGDLAKVQRAVCMLSNTTAIAEAWARLDHKFDLMYAKRAFVHWYVGEGMEEGEFSEAREDLAALEKDYEEVGVDSVDGEGEQGEEEEY; encoded by the exons ATG CGTGAATGTATCTCTATCCATGTCGGACAAGCTGGCGTCCAGATGGGCAATGCCTGCTGGGAGTTGTACTGTTTGGAGCATGGTATCCAGCCTGATGGTCAGATGCCTAGTGATAAGACCATTGGAGGAGGTGATGACTCCTTCAATACTTTCTTCAGTGAGACTGGAGCTGGAAAGCATGTTCCCAGAGCTGTGTTTGTGGACTTAGAGCCGACTGTAGTAG ATGAGGTCCGTACCGGAACCTACCGTCAGCTCTTCCATCCTGAGCAGCTGATTACTGGCAAAGAAGATGCAGCCAATAATTATGCAAGAGGACATTATACTGTTGGCAAGGAGATTATTGATTTGGTGTTGGACAGACTCAGGAAATTG GCCGATCAATGCACAGGGCTTCAAGGATTCCTGATTTTCCACAGCTTTGGTGGAGGCACTGGATCTGGGTTTGCTGCTCTACTCATGGAGCGTCTGTCCGTCGACTATGGCAAGAAATCCAAGCTGGAATTTGCTGTCTACCCAGCACCACAGGTATCTACTGCTGTTGTGGAGCCATACAACTCCATCTTGACCACTCATACCACCCTTGAGCACTCAGATTGTGCTTTCATGGTCGATAACGAAGCCATCTATGATATATGCCGTCGTAATCTAGACATCGAGAGACCAACTTACACAAACCTGAACCGTCTGATTGGTCAGATTGTCTCTTCCATCACAGCATCTCTTCGCTTTGATGGCGCCCTCAATGTTGATTTGACAGAGTTTCAGACCAACTTGGTACCATACCCACGTATTCATTTTCCGTTGGCAACCTATGCGCCTGTCATCTCCGCTGAGAAGGCCTACCATGAGCAGTTGACTGTTTCTGAAATTACCAATTCTTGCTTTGAACCAGCCAACCAGATGGTCAAGTGTGATCCTCGTCATGGCAAATACATGGCCTGCTGTCTCCTCTATCGTGGTGATGTGGTCCCTAaagatgtcaactcatctattgcTACTATCAAGACCAAGCGTACCATCCAGTTTGTTGACTGGTGTCCAACTGGCTTCAAAGTAGGCATCAACTACCAACCACCAACTGTCGTACCTGGTGGGGATCTGGCTAAAGTCCAGCGTGCTGTCTGCATGTTGAGCAACACAACCGCCATTGCCGAGGCCTGGGCTCGTCTGGATCATAAGTTTGATCTGATGTACGCCAAACGTGCTTTCGTCCATTGGTACGTCGGTGAGGGTATGGAAGAGGGTGAGTTCTCTGAGGCTCGTGAAGATCTGGCTGCTCTGGAGAAAGATTATGAAGAGGTTGGTGTTGACTCAGTTGATGGAGAAGGAGAGCAAGGGGAGGAAGAAGAATATTAG
- the LOC140156789 gene encoding tubulin alpha-1C chain-like has product MRECISIHVGQAGVQIGNACWELYCLEHGIQPDGQMPSDKTIGGGDDSFNTFFSETGAGKHVPRAVFVDLEPTVVDEVRTGTYRQLFHPEQLITGKEDAANNYARGHYTVGKELIDLVLDRLRKLADQCTGLQGFLIFHSFGGGTGSGFAALLMERLSVDYGKKSKLEFAVYPAPQVSTAVVEPYNSILTTHTTLEHSDCAFMVDNEAIYDICRRNLDIERPTYTNLNRLIAQIVSSITASLRFDGALNVDLTEFQTNLVPYPRIHFPLATYAPVISAEKAYHEQLTVSEITNSCFEPANQMVKCDPRHGKYMACCLLYRGDVVPKDVNASIATIKTKRTIQFVDWCPTGFKVGINYQPPTVVPGGDLAKVQRAVCMLSNTTAIAEAWARLDHKFDLMYAKRAFVHWYVGEGMEEGEFSEAREDLAALEKDYEEVGVDSVEGEDHGEDQEEY; this is encoded by the exons ATG CGTGAATGTATTTCAATCCATGTGGGTCAAGCTGGTGTGCAGATTGGCAATGCATGCTGGGAGTTGTACTGTTTGGAGCATGGTATCCAGCCTGATGGTCAGATGCCTAGTGATAAGACCATTGGAGGAGGTGATGACTCCTTCAATACTTTCTTCAGTGAGACTGGAGCTGGCAAGCATGTTCCCAGAGCTGTATTTGTGGACTTAGAGCCAACTGTAGTAG ATGAGGTCCGTACCGGAACCTACCGTCAGCTCTTCCACCCTGAGCAGCTGATTACTGGCAAAGAAGATGCAGCCAATAATTATGCAAGAGGACATTATACTGTTGGCAAGGAGTTGATTGATTTGGTGTTGGATAGACTCAGGAAATTG GCTGACCAATGCACAGGGCTTCAAGGATTCCTGATTTTCCACAGCTTTGGTGGTGGCACTGGATCTGGGTTTGCTGCTCTACTCATGGAACGTCTGTCCGTCGACTATGGCAAGAAATCCAAGCTGGAATTTGCTGTCTACCCAGCACCACAGGTATCTACTGCTGTTGTTGAGCCATACAACTCCATCTTGACCACTCATACCACCCTTGAGCACTCAGACTGTGCCTTCATGGTCGATAATGAAGCCATCTATGACATTTGTCGTCGTAATCTAGACATCGAGAGACCAACTTACACCAATCTTAACCGTCTGATTGCTCAGATTGTCTCTTCCATCACAGCATCTCTTCGCTTTGATGGCGCCCTCAACGTTGATTTGACAGAGTTTCAAACCAACTTGGTACCATACCCACGTATTCATTTCCCCTTGGCAACCTATGCGCCTGTCATCTCTGCTGAGAAGGCCTACCATGAGCAGTTGACTGTTTCTGAAATTACCAATTCTTGCTTTGAACCAGCCAACCAGATGGTCAAGTGTGATCCTCGTCATGGCAAATACATGGCCTGCTGTCTCCTCTATCGTGGTGATGTGGTCCCTAAAGATGTCAACGCATCTATTGCTACCATCAAGACCAAGCGTACTATCCAGTTTGTTGACTGGTGTCCAACTGGCTTCAAAGTAGGCATCAACTACCAACCACCAACTGTCGTACCTGGTGGTGATCTGGCTAAAGTCCAGCGTGCTGTCTGCATGTTGAGCAACACAACCGCCATTGCCGAGGCCTGGGCTCGTCTGGATCATAAGTTTGATCTGATGTACGCCAAGCGTGCTTTCGTCCACTGGTACGTCGGTGAAGGTATGGAAGAGGGTGAGTTCTCTGAGGCTCGTGAAGATCTGGCTGCTCTGGAGAAAGATTATGAAGAGGTTGGTGTTGACTCAGTTGAAGGAGAAGATCATGGAGAGGATCAAGAAGAATATTAA
- the LOC140156790 gene encoding tubulin alpha-1D chain-like, giving the protein MPSDKTIGGGDDSFNTFFSETGSGKHVPRAVFVDLEPTVIDEVRTGTYRQLFHPEQLITGKEDAANNYARGHYTVGKELIDLVLDRIRKLADQCTGLQGFLVFHSFGGGTGSGFTSLLLERLSVDYGKKSKLEFSVYPAPQISTAVVEPYNSILTTHTTLEHSDCAFMVDNEAVYDICRRNLDIERPTYTNLNRLMAQIVSSITASLRFDGALNVDLTEFQTNLVPYPRIHFPLATYSPIICAEKAYHEQLTVAEITNACFEPANQMVKCDPRHGKYMACCLLYRGDVVPKDVNAAIGTIKTKRTIQFVDWCPTGFKVGINYQPPTVVPGGDLAKVQRATCMLSNTTAIAEAWARLDHKFDLMYAKRAFVHWYVGEGMEEGEFSEAREDLAALEKDYEEVGMDSIEGEGGEEEQDEY; this is encoded by the exons ATGCCTAGTGATAAGACCATTGGAGGAGGTGATGACTCCTTCAATACTTTCTTCAGCGAGACTGGCAGTGGGAAACATGTACCACGAGCTGTCTTTGTGGATCTGGAACCAACTGTCATAG ATGAGGTCCGCACTGGTACCTACCGTCAGCTCTTCCACCCCGAGCAGCTGATTACTGGCAAAGAAGATGCAGCCAATAATTATGCAAGAGGACATTATACTGTCGGCAAGGAGTTGATTGATTTGGTATTGGATAGAATCAGGAAATTG GCTGACCAGTGCACAGGTCTGCAAGGCTTCCTAGTCTTCCACAGTTTTGGTGGTGGCACCGGATCAGGTTTCACATCCCTCCTCCTAGAACGACTCTCCGTTGACTACGGCAAGAAATCCAAGCTAGAGTTCTCGGTTTACCCTGCACCACAGATCTCAACTGCTGTGGTGGAGCCTTACAACTCTATTCTGACAACTCACACCACACTGGAGCATTCAGATTGTGCATTTATGGTTGACAATGAGGCTGTCTACGATATCTGCCGCCGCAACTTGGATATTGAGCGACCAACCTATACCAACCTGAATCGCTTGATGGCTCAGATTGTTTCGTCCATCACTGCATCCTTACGTTTTGATGGTGCCCTCAATGTTGATTTGACCGAGTTCCAGACAAACTTGGTGCCATATCCCAGAATCCATTTTCCACTTGCGACATATTCTCCGATCATATGCGCAGAGAAAGCGTACCATGAGCAGCTCACAGTTGCAGAAATCACCAATGCCTGTTTTGAACCAGCCAACCAGATGGTCAAGTGTGATCCTCGTCATGGCAAATACATGGCCTGCTGTCTCTTGTATCGTGGTGATGTGGTCCCTAAAGATGTCAACGCAGCTATTGGTACCATCAAAACCAAGCGTACCATCCAATTCGTCGACTGGTGTCCAACTGGCTTCAAAGTAGGCATCAACTACCAACCACCAACTGTCGTACCCGGTGGTGATCTGGCAAAAGTCCAACGAGCCACTTGTATGCTTAGTAATACAACTGCCATAGCAGAGGCTTGGGCTCGTCTGGATCATAAGTTTGATCTGATGTACGCCAAGCGTGCTTTCGTCCACTGGTATGTGGGTGAAGGTATGGAAGAGGGTGAGTTCTCTGAGGCTCGTGAAGATCTGGCTGCTCTGGAGAAAGATTATGAAGAGGTTGGCATGGATTCAATTGAAGGGGAAGGTGGTGAAGAGGAGCAAGACGAATATTAA